In a single window of the Nocardioides eburneiflavus genome:
- a CDS encoding VWA domain-containing protein, giving the protein MARGAVVVVFSDGWERGDAELLGEQMARLKRVAHR; this is encoded by the coding sequence ATGGCCCGCGGCGCGGTCGTGGTGGTCTTCAGCGACGGCTGGGAGCGCGGGGACGCAGAGCTCCTCGGCGAGCAGATGGCCCGCCTCAAGCGGGTCGCGCACCGGG
- a CDS encoding VWA domain-containing protein, protein MLKHRDVATLDAAEKRRLASMFVRLSLRPPARRTARHQRWHRGELDASRTLRNSLRHLGEPGEIAWRRRGTRPRRVVLLVDVSGSMSPYADALLRLAHRLTQSARWAAASRPSPSAPV, encoded by the coding sequence GTGCTCAAGCACCGCGACGTGGCGACGTTGGACGCCGCGGAGAAACGGCGCCTGGCCTCGATGTTCGTCCGGCTGTCGCTGCGCCCGCCCGCGCGGCGTACGGCTCGGCACCAGCGCTGGCACCGCGGCGAGCTCGACGCCTCGCGGACCCTGCGGAACTCGCTGCGCCACCTCGGCGAGCCCGGCGAGATCGCGTGGCGCCGGCGCGGCACCCGGCCGCGGCGGGTGGTGCTGCTGGTCGACGTCAGCGGGTCGATGAGCCCGTACGCCGACGCGCTGCTGCGGCTCGCCCACCGGCTCACCCAGTCGGCGCGCTGGGCGGCGGCGTCGAGACCTTCACCGTCGGCACCCGTCTGA